A single Phoenix dactylifera cultivar Barhee BC4 chromosome 1, palm_55x_up_171113_PBpolish2nd_filt_p, whole genome shotgun sequence DNA region contains:
- the LOC103696605 gene encoding uncharacterized protein LOC103696605 has translation MKLDKELFHPSHPQHKLKIEYTEIPFRCDGCKEAGIGLKYKCHACDFDLHKACALAPSMITHPFYKKCEFRFYGKPPGPVMRICDACRKDVLGFVYHCTRCGFDLHPCCANLPQCLDDGERNFYLSLRVSGTCLRCGGKGLGWSYKSDCKNYTLHVSCVKELLVESWQAISLNLDKNKVRDIQTRIPSLRGPMQSHHRGTLGKVERCCQIAGSAVRIIVSAVLGDPTAVIAAAVGGFMAK, from the coding sequence ATGAAGCTAGACAAAGAGCTCTTCCACCCAAGCCATCCACAACATAAGCTCAAGATCGAGTACACTGAGATCCCCTTTCGCTGCGATGGATGCAAGGAAGCAGGCATAGGCCTCAAGTACAAATGCCATGCGTGCGACTTCGACCTACACAAAGCTTGTGCCCTTGCACCAAGCATGATCACACACCCCTTCTACAAGAAATGCGAGTTCCGCTTCTATGGCAAACCGCCTGGTCCTGTCATGAGAATTTGCGACGCATGTAGGAAAGATGTTCTTGGCTTTGTTTATCACTGCACGAGATGCGGTTTCGATCTCCATCCATGCTGTGCCAACCTCCCACAGTGCCTTGACGATGGAGAAAGAAACTTCTACCTTAGCCTAAGGGTTTCAGGCACTTGTCTCAGATGTGGGGGCAAAGGATTGGGCTGGTCCTATAAGTCTGATTGCAAGAACTACACACTTCATGTCTCCTGTGTGAAGGAGCTACTAGTGGAGAGTTGGCAAGCTATATCTCTGAACTTGGATAAGAATAAGGTTAGGGACATACAGACTAGGATTCCAAGCCTCAGGGGGCCAATGCAGAGCCACCATAGGGGGACGCTGGGGAAGGTTGAGAGGTGCTGCCAGATTGCAGGCAGTGCAGTGCGCATCATCGTCTCCGCCGTATTGGGAGATCCGACTGCTGTTATTGCAGCAGCAGTTGGAGGATTTATGGCAAAGTAG